A genomic segment from Vidua macroura isolate BioBank_ID:100142 chromosome Z, ASM2450914v1, whole genome shotgun sequence encodes:
- the LOC128821871 gene encoding LOW QUALITY PROTEIN: granzyme A-like (The sequence of the model RefSeq protein was modified relative to this genomic sequence to represent the inferred CDS: inserted 1 base in 1 codon) — translation MGFCVSGTWIVRKSSKVQLQIRSYRIDELENSFLGAHQTSIPEEEQQIFEIMDXFPHCQFDWPPFDNDIMPLKLNDAAELNKYVQLLLLPDFFEDVEPGTLCQVAGREDTSPGRFRWAINLCWSVPWDCFF, via the exons ATGGGATTTTGTGTGTCTGGCACATGGATTGTGAGAAAATCATCCAAAGTGCAATTACAGATTCGCAG TTACAGAATAGATGAATTGGAAAATAGTTTTCTTGGAGCTCATCAGACATCCATTCCTGAAGAAGAACAGCAGATATTTGAGATTATGG TATTTCCTCATTGTCAGTTTGACTGGCCTCCCTTTGATAATGACATAATGCCCCTCAAG ctgAATGATGCTGCTGAGCTGAATAAATATGTGCAACTTTTGCTTCTGCCTGATTTTTTTGAAGATGTTGAACCTGGCACACTCTGCCAGGTGGCTGGCCGGGAAGACACATCACCAG GGAGATTCAGGTGGGCCATTAATCTGTGCTGGTCAGTTCCGTGGGATTGTTTCTTTTAG
- the GZMA gene encoding granzyme A isoform X1: MGAFLPWYTFTAVILLVIHGGLCVDIIGGNEVEPHSRPFMAQIKGSQGIICGGALIKENWVLTAAHCKVPLLRKKSKVILGAHSSKKREKEQQAFQIAEDIPYPCYDPSTKENDIMLLQLQGRAKLNKAVQPIPLPPSDDDPKPGTVCTVAGWGLTSNLRDKFSTALMEVNITVIRREICNDKNHYNGKPVITENMICAGAKNGKKDSCNGDSGGPLRCNNIMRGITSFGKPKKCGSAGSPGIYTRLTKRHLEWIRKTIGGA, from the exons ATGGGTGCTTTCCTCCCTTGGTACACCTTCACTGCTGTCATTCTCCTGGTAATTCATGGAG GTTTGTGTGTGGATATCATTGGAGGAAATGAAGTAGAACCACACTCGAGACCATTCATGGCCCAAATCAAGGGATCACAAGGAATTATTTGTGGAGGAGCTTTAATTAAGGAAAACTGGGTGTTAACAGCTGCACATTGTAAAGT TCCtctcctcaggaaaaaaagcaaagttattCTTGGAGCCCATTCatcaaaaaaaagagaaaaagaacagcaagCTTTTCAGATTGCGGAAGACATTCCATATCCATGCTACGACCCCAGTACCAAGGAAAATGACATTATGCTGCTGCAG CTTCAGGGAAGAGCAAAACTTAATAAAGCTGTGCAACCAATCCCCCTGCCTCCCTCAGATGACGATCCCAAACCAGGAACAGTTTGCACAGTAGCAGGATGGGGTTTGACTTCTAATCTTCGAGACAAGTTCTCTACTGCCCTGATGGAAGTCAATATCACTGTCATCAGGAGGGAAATATGCAATGATAAAAATCATTATAATGGCAAACCTGTCATAACAGAGAACATGATATGTGCAGGGGCtaagaatggaaaaaaggaTTCATGTAAT GGGGACTCTGGTGGACCTTTAAGATGTAATAATATTATGAGAGGCATCACTTCATTTGGGAAGCCGAAGAAATGTGGCTCTGCTGGTAGCCCCGGTATCTACACTCGACTCACAAAGCGACACCTTGAGTGGATAAGGAAAACCATAGGGGGGGCCTAA
- the GZMA gene encoding granzyme A isoform X2, which yields MGAFLPWYTFTAVILLVIHGGLCVDIIGGNEVEPHSRPFMAQIKGSQGIICGGALIKENWVLTAAHCKVKKSKVILGAHSSKKREKEQQAFQIAEDIPYPCYDPSTKENDIMLLQLQGRAKLNKAVQPIPLPPSDDDPKPGTVCTVAGWGLTSNLRDKFSTALMEVNITVIRREICNDKNHYNGKPVITENMICAGAKNGKKDSCNGDSGGPLRCNNIMRGITSFGKPKKCGSAGSPGIYTRLTKRHLEWIRKTIGGA from the exons ATGGGTGCTTTCCTCCCTTGGTACACCTTCACTGCTGTCATTCTCCTGGTAATTCATGGAG GTTTGTGTGTGGATATCATTGGAGGAAATGAAGTAGAACCACACTCGAGACCATTCATGGCCCAAATCAAGGGATCACAAGGAATTATTTGTGGAGGAGCTTTAATTAAGGAAAACTGGGTGTTAACAGCTGCACATTGTAAAGT gaaaaaaagcaaagttattCTTGGAGCCCATTCatcaaaaaaaagagaaaaagaacagcaagCTTTTCAGATTGCGGAAGACATTCCATATCCATGCTACGACCCCAGTACCAAGGAAAATGACATTATGCTGCTGCAG CTTCAGGGAAGAGCAAAACTTAATAAAGCTGTGCAACCAATCCCCCTGCCTCCCTCAGATGACGATCCCAAACCAGGAACAGTTTGCACAGTAGCAGGATGGGGTTTGACTTCTAATCTTCGAGACAAGTTCTCTACTGCCCTGATGGAAGTCAATATCACTGTCATCAGGAGGGAAATATGCAATGATAAAAATCATTATAATGGCAAACCTGTCATAACAGAGAACATGATATGTGCAGGGGCtaagaatggaaaaaaggaTTCATGTAAT GGGGACTCTGGTGGACCTTTAAGATGTAATAATATTATGAGAGGCATCACTTCATTTGGGAAGCCGAAGAAATGTGGCTCTGCTGGTAGCCCCGGTATCTACACTCGACTCACAAAGCGACACCTTGAGTGGATAAGGAAAACCATAGGGGGGGCCTAA